The proteins below come from a single Psychrobacter sp. PL19 genomic window:
- a CDS encoding DUF423 domain-containing protein, giving the protein MVNWIGIAAINMAIAVALGAFGAHGLKNMVNTQQLEWWHTATLYLFVHALGLLLVGLLIRLNYATQTTAWLLQIGVIIFAGSLYAMTLGAPRWFGAITPIGGVTMIAGWVWLAVTTFRLGNSVG; this is encoded by the coding sequence ATGGTAAATTGGATAGGTATTGCGGCGATTAATATGGCCATTGCCGTGGCTCTAGGCGCATTTGGAGCCCATGGTCTAAAGAATATGGTTAATACCCAGCAGCTCGAATGGTGGCATACCGCAACGCTTTATCTATTCGTGCACGCGCTTGGGTTATTGCTTGTCGGCTTACTGATTCGATTAAACTATGCTACCCAAACGACTGCCTGGCTGCTACAAATTGGGGTCATTATCTTCGCTGGTAGCTTATACGCGATGACGCTCGGTGCGCCGCGCTGGTTTGGTGCTATTACGCCTATTGGTGGTGTTACAATGATTGCAGGCTGGGTGTGGCTAGCGGTAACGACATTCCGCTTGGGTAATTCTGTGGGCTGA
- the thiS gene encoding sulfur carrier protein ThiS, giving the protein MSTISVNGRTLQTTHQTVQLVVNELGLSKGRYAVEVDGELIPKSELSQLRIIEGMNIEVVQAVGGG; this is encoded by the coding sequence ATGAGTACTATTAGCGTTAATGGCAGAACCTTACAGACAACGCATCAAACCGTGCAGTTAGTGGTTAACGAGCTTGGGCTTAGTAAAGGTCGCTATGCGGTTGAAGTTGACGGTGAACTTATTCCTAAGAGCGAGCTGAGTCAACTACGAATTATTGAAGGTATGAACATCGAGGTAGTACAAGCAGTGGGTGGTGGCTAG